In the Bremerella alba genome, one interval contains:
- a CDS encoding type IV pilus modification PilV family protein yields the protein MIATKHPKQSGFTLIEVILALTILAVSMALLGQLVGLGFQNARQAQGLTEAQMIAETIMEEIALGLIPPDPVTDMNVTMTSDLSTLSIEQDTPWVYSINWDPAPVDGLIMVAVQVRRAGAQSAAENDSFQIVRWMRDPELALEELPESSDGAPLEVGGAI from the coding sequence ATGATTGCAACCAAACATCCCAAGCAGTCAGGTTTCACCCTTATCGAAGTCATCCTGGCACTTACCATTTTAGCCGTTTCCATGGCACTTCTGGGCCAGTTGGTTGGTCTCGGCTTTCAGAATGCCCGGCAAGCCCAAGGTTTGACCGAGGCCCAAATGATTGCTGAAACCATCATGGAAGAGATCGCGTTAGGGCTGATTCCTCCTGATCCGGTGACCGACATGAATGTCACCATGACAAGCGACCTTTCCACGCTCTCGATCGAACAAGACACGCCGTGGGTGTACAGCATCAACTGGGACCCTGCCCCGGTCGATGGCCTGATCATGGTTGCCGTCCAGGTCCGTCGCGCCGGCGCTCAGTCGGCCGCCGAAAACGATTCGTTCCAAATTGTCCGGTGGATGCGAGATCCGGAATTGGCACTCGAAGAGCTTCCTGAATCCAGCGATGGTGCTCCGCTCGAAGTCGGGGGGGCCATCTAA
- a CDS encoding type II secretion system protein GspK yields the protein MSTSKTHLRSKRGAVLFVVLVVVMMITLSAYAYTELMFIENKATHLTGRQIQARNVAESGIAMLNVFLEQEQDLIDEQGGIYDNPDFMRGILVYPDDTSESRGRFSVLAPALNMDGSIEGIRFGLEDESSRVNLNALLMLEGQTEGSGRQLLLALPGMNEEIADCILDYIDEDDETRELGAEFDYYNTLDPPYNPKNGPLETVEELLLVRGVTPELLFGRDTNRSGMVDDHEWAPPADGDQQAMEMLELVPDLGWSSYLTLVSMEKNYSASGQPKIYLNEEDLQALHENISAIFPVEYADFICAYRLYGGSQSSSSSGGGSGGGSVSLDLSQEGSTKINNVLELIGASVDVQQGSNTVNMQSPFEDSIIAMNVYLPSMMDSMTINPSPVIPGRININQAPYEVLLGIPGMDEEIAGQILEQRLPVPDPEDPITRHETWILLRGIVTTEQMLSLSPFVCAGGDVYRAQVVGYFEDGSAFSRQEVVIDATQPQPKVMLWRDISELGRGHPLEVLGVELGIDDGQIN from the coding sequence ATGAGCACCTCGAAGACACACCTTCGATCGAAACGTGGCGCGGTGCTGTTTGTCGTGCTGGTGGTCGTGATGATGATCACGCTTTCGGCCTATGCCTACACCGAGTTGATGTTCATCGAAAACAAAGCCACCCACCTGACCGGTCGTCAGATTCAGGCCCGGAATGTGGCCGAGAGCGGCATTGCCATGCTGAATGTCTTCCTCGAACAAGAGCAAGACCTGATCGACGAACAAGGGGGCATCTACGACAACCCCGACTTTATGCGTGGGATTCTAGTCTATCCAGATGATACTTCCGAATCTCGGGGACGGTTTTCAGTCCTTGCCCCGGCCCTCAACATGGACGGTTCCATCGAAGGTATTCGCTTCGGACTGGAAGATGAATCAAGCCGCGTCAACTTGAATGCATTGCTGATGCTCGAAGGACAAACCGAAGGATCGGGACGTCAACTGCTTCTAGCCCTGCCTGGTATGAATGAAGAGATTGCTGACTGCATTCTCGACTATATCGACGAAGATGACGAGACACGAGAACTCGGGGCAGAATTCGATTACTACAACACGCTCGACCCACCGTACAACCCGAAGAACGGTCCGCTGGAAACGGTTGAAGAACTTCTTCTGGTGCGTGGAGTGACGCCAGAGCTTTTGTTCGGTCGCGATACCAACCGTAGCGGTATGGTCGACGACCACGAGTGGGCACCCCCTGCTGACGGCGACCAGCAGGCAATGGAAATGCTCGAGTTGGTTCCTGACCTTGGTTGGTCGTCTTACCTTACGCTGGTGAGCATGGAAAAGAACTACTCCGCTTCAGGACAGCCTAAGATCTACTTGAACGAAGAAGATCTGCAGGCCCTGCACGAAAATATCTCTGCTATTTTCCCCGTCGAATATGCCGATTTCATCTGCGCGTATCGCCTGTACGGCGGAAGCCAGAGCAGTAGCAGCAGCGGAGGAGGAAGCGGAGGTGGTTCGGTCAGTCTCGACCTTTCGCAGGAAGGCTCAACTAAAATCAACAATGTGCTGGAATTGATTGGGGCTTCGGTCGATGTGCAGCAAGGCAGCAACACGGTGAACATGCAGTCTCCTTTCGAGGACAGCATCATAGCGATGAATGTTTATCTGCCGAGCATGATGGACAGCATGACGATCAACCCTTCTCCCGTGATCCCAGGGCGAATCAATATCAATCAGGCACCCTACGAGGTACTTTTGGGAATCCCTGGCATGGATGAAGAAATCGCCGGGCAGATCCTCGAGCAGCGTCTGCCGGTTCCCGACCCGGAAGATCCCATCACGCGTCACGAGACTTGGATTTTATTGCGCGGCATCGTCACTACCGAGCAGATGCTTTCGCTGTCGCCGTTTGTTTGTGCCGGCGGAGATGTCTATCGAGCACAAGTGGTCGGCTACTTCGAGGATGGTAGCGCATTTAGCCGTCAGGAAGTCGTAATCGACGCGACCCAGCCCCAACCCAAGGTCATGCTATGGCGTGATATTTCCGAACTCGGTCGAGGGCACCCCTTGGAAGTGCTGGGCGTCGAACTGGGGATCGACGACGGACAAATCAACTGA
- the pilM gene encoding type IV pilus biogenesis protein PilM produces the protein MAKKLAIEWDSRSLRMVVARQRGSSIVVDQALHFPLSIPAEGTDPASVESRVTRLLTDQVAALGLSKLPTLVGINRSSIELQVVAVPPVPDDELPDIVRYQAIRECTNLGEDGVVDFVKMPAADDGKSRVHAAAISAKTLKTCLKICDHAQIQPQSFYVRSFGAAHLVASQSKLTGQTFLIVEPLEDRVELTVVSQADVILTRSTRLPGESNSDHYVQALQGEIRRTMLAAQSKSISEPITHIVILGQPTAPEKWRSLGVDLKTTVEFLDPLAAEHVSSSVEVAPEVASQFGGLIGMLLADGSTHHAKIDFLNPRRKPDPPDRKRIFALAGLAAAAVVVMITYLMYSGISSRDAEIVRLKEDIAKLQKSNKPLVELEEEVIEIDRWVTADVQWLNELYRMSKQLPSADEMITTRVHMQPNNNEGGTTALEGYVADQSVIRKIETSLMDEHHAVLGKGSQERVYGDNYTISFQEYVTITPDGTDRFAPREDPIETEEAESAQEESSQSDEVSTDAPKEAAEPTDPTTDTVNTTGDQS, from the coding sequence ATGGCTAAGAAACTCGCAATTGAATGGGACTCGCGTTCTCTCCGCATGGTGGTTGCCCGCCAGCGCGGGTCGAGCATCGTGGTTGATCAAGCCCTGCACTTTCCGCTTTCCATCCCCGCTGAAGGCACCGACCCCGCTTCGGTCGAAAGTCGCGTTACGCGTCTGCTGACAGATCAGGTCGCAGCGCTCGGGCTAAGCAAGCTGCCTACGCTGGTGGGGATCAACCGATCATCGATCGAGCTTCAGGTCGTTGCGGTTCCGCCGGTTCCGGATGACGAACTTCCGGACATCGTCCGCTATCAAGCAATCCGCGAGTGCACCAACCTGGGCGAAGATGGCGTCGTCGATTTCGTGAAGATGCCAGCGGCCGACGACGGGAAGTCGCGTGTCCATGCCGCTGCGATTTCCGCCAAGACCCTAAAAACTTGCCTGAAGATCTGCGATCACGCTCAGATCCAACCGCAGAGTTTTTATGTTCGCTCGTTCGGTGCGGCCCATCTGGTTGCCAGTCAATCGAAGCTTACCGGGCAGACGTTCCTAATTGTCGAGCCCCTCGAAGATCGCGTCGAGCTGACGGTGGTCAGTCAGGCCGACGTTATTCTGACTCGTTCGACCCGACTGCCAGGTGAATCCAACAGCGATCACTACGTTCAAGCTCTGCAGGGCGAAATTCGCCGGACGATGCTCGCCGCTCAATCGAAGAGCATTTCCGAACCGATCACGCATATTGTTATTCTCGGACAACCCACTGCTCCTGAGAAATGGCGTTCGCTCGGGGTCGATCTCAAGACAACCGTTGAGTTTCTCGATCCCCTGGCCGCGGAACACGTATCGAGCAGCGTCGAGGTTGCTCCGGAAGTCGCCAGCCAATTCGGCGGGCTGATCGGGATGCTGCTTGCCGATGGTTCGACGCACCATGCGAAGATCGACTTCCTAAACCCACGACGCAAACCTGACCCGCCCGATCGCAAACGAATCTTTGCGTTGGCCGGCCTAGCGGCGGCGGCAGTCGTGGTGATGATTACCTATCTGATGTACAGCGGCATCTCCTCGCGTGACGCTGAGATCGTCCGCTTGAAAGAAGACATCGCCAAGTTGCAGAAATCGAACAAGCCGCTAGTGGAGTTGGAAGAAGAAGTTATCGAAATTGATCGATGGGTGACTGCCGATGTGCAGTGGTTGAACGAACTTTATCGCATGTCCAAGCAACTTCCGTCTGCCGACGAAATGATCACAACACGCGTTCACATGCAGCCCAACAATAATGAAGGTGGCACCACCGCTTTGGAAGGCTACGTGGCCGATCAATCCGTGATTCGTAAAATCGAAACAAGCTTGATGGACGAGCATCACGCTGTTCTCGGCAAAGGGTCGCAGGAACGTGTTTACGGCGACAATTACACGATCAGCTTTCAGGAATACGTAACCATCACCCCCGACGGCACCGACCGCTTCGCCCCGCGTGAAGATCCGATTGAGACCGAAGAGGCGGAATCGGCACAAGAAGAATCAAGCCAATCGGACGAAGTATCGACGGATGCCCCCAAGGAAGCCGCCGAACCGACCGATCCAACGACCGACACGGTTAACACCACAGGAGACCAGTCATGA
- a CDS encoding cadherin repeat domain-containing protein: MTQRERVLAVLVGVSFLVVGGYYFMNQYSDALSSRDRQIETLSKRLDDEKFVEAKADMAMDRLITYRQHALPESIRASQSFYQERLRETLESTGFDDVVIKPLNGRRGGNHYQHMFTINGQASMEQLVQFTYEFYSFNILHKFSKLTIIPVKESELLDISMNVTVLSLDGTDEVPQPEDIRLPQLAHGNLKDYTDVILQRNIFAPANKPPLFTSKTEVEAELERPLRFRLSASDPDRKDRVTFFLGKDPPPGVELSETGSLQWTPDALGEYKITVEARDSRLPPKSSTQELLVKVVEPQPEPMPDTTPKRPEFDEAKFTYLTGTVAVGGQPKAWLNNRPKNQKLRLGPGDTFSVGTLQGKIIDVKDREVVIEIEGDLRVLSIGQPLADATTMGPAGEL; this comes from the coding sequence ATGACCCAGCGCGAACGTGTCTTGGCCGTCCTGGTAGGCGTTAGCTTTCTTGTTGTCGGTGGCTATTACTTTATGAACCAGTATTCCGATGCGTTGAGCAGTCGCGATCGACAGATCGAGACCCTCTCGAAACGCCTGGATGACGAAAAGTTTGTCGAGGCAAAAGCAGATATGGCGATGGATCGACTGATCACATACCGCCAACACGCTTTGCCAGAGAGCATCCGTGCAAGCCAGTCCTTCTATCAAGAACGACTTCGGGAAACGCTGGAATCGACTGGCTTCGACGATGTTGTGATCAAACCGCTCAATGGCCGCCGTGGTGGCAATCACTACCAACACATGTTTACCATCAACGGGCAAGCCTCGATGGAACAGTTGGTCCAGTTCACTTACGAATTCTATTCGTTCAACATTCTGCATAAATTTAGCAAGCTGACGATCATTCCTGTTAAAGAATCTGAGCTACTCGATATCTCGATGAATGTCACCGTGCTTAGCCTGGATGGAACCGATGAAGTGCCTCAACCGGAAGACATTCGCCTTCCACAGTTGGCCCATGGCAATCTGAAAGACTATACCGACGTCATCCTACAGCGAAATATTTTTGCCCCGGCGAACAAGCCCCCTCTGTTCACCTCGAAAACAGAGGTCGAAGCCGAGCTGGAACGGCCTTTACGATTTCGCCTGAGTGCCAGCGATCCCGATCGCAAAGACCGTGTGACCTTCTTCCTGGGTAAGGATCCACCGCCAGGGGTCGAGCTTTCCGAGACAGGGTCGCTTCAATGGACTCCGGATGCACTGGGCGAATACAAGATCACGGTCGAGGCCCGCGATAGTCGCCTTCCCCCCAAAAGCTCGACGCAAGAGCTTTTGGTCAAGGTCGTCGAGCCTCAGCCAGAACCGATGCCTGATACAACGCCGAAGCGTCCCGAATTTGATGAGGCGAAGTTCACCTACCTGACCGGCACGGTCGCGGTCGGTGGTCAACCTAAGGCCTGGCTCAATAACCGTCCTAAGAACCAAAAGCTGAGATTAGGCCCCGGCGACACGTTCTCGGTTGGAACCCTGCAGGGAAAAATCATCGACGTGAAGGACCGTGAAGTGGTTATCGAAATCGAAGGGGACCTACGCGTTCTTTCGATTGGCCAACCACTCGCCGATGCCACTACCATGGGTCCAGCTGGCGAGCTTTAA
- a CDS encoding secretin N-terminal domain-containing protein, which yields MTRLLIGTLVVAVSGVMSYPVSAQVQTPAASVESYQITPDKLENLTGVLQQLFSGEPNVVIHGDKSSGKLIVNAPDAVQSQIAEFVKQSGYQAYAVSVELNASELRVRSEAKQPKPAPPKPLFQRSKDLGDGLVELEIKLNNLQGESLESGLVRLVGQRIPVSISAEGALVMMTLPTNTEKKVSLQVYRNEGTAILRGQSDSARSWGEVIRAMDTPSHSDAYRTTLVSLRNASRDNVEKALDPLRDAENSLAKKQVFEALKGVAGKKKLRWSGDLAAMIFQPDAEQPAADNANEDDNAAQIIGQPQGGQPIDIPDQPDPNNPQFTISPEEDGGLIGPVQIEFLEGLDVIVVRGHRRDVERITNIINDIERLSVETQPVIEVRELLHANSEAVATMINELYESLLNARYGQVTITALNRPNAILVIGREQSVEGILELIDKLDQPVGPANALKVFPLKNLAAAEAQTKLSEFYTEPTALGTRVRVSSDVRSNSLIVAASPRDMIEIEYLLKQIDVPTSESTLKLEIVQLRNSVAEDLAPILQEAITGSTTTGGNQQQAQSTAEVRAAMLSFMTLDTEGKRILRSGILNEVQVTADTRSNALIIKAPEHSMELVLALVKHLDSQPSAESQIKVFTIVNGDATQLSTMLNELFQTVQSANNQARTTNAFFTPQAASTGESSLIPLNFTVDTRTNSIIASGSATDLTVVEAILLRLDQDEVTERKSTVVRLRNARADLVAESLTALLSEESSLQTLDPSVVSPFQQLVREVIVVPELFSNSLIISATPRYFDQVLEIVRELDERPPMVMLQVLIADVRLNDLEELGFELGLQDSVLFDRSVVSSGTLDPGYNFNNQTLGNSSSAASLATAGAVASQGLTNFALGRVNNDLGYGGFVFSAASESVNILVRALERESRLEVLARPQIMTMDNQPGFIQVGERVPYITSTQQTVNGTINTTELINTGIILSVTPRISPDGVVVMALQAERSAVGSEANGIPISINENGDVIRSPRIDTQTATAVVSARSGQTIVFGGLISNSTEVVNRQVPLLGDVPLLGRLFRYDSYNAQRSELLIIITPIVVRSDQEAAYMKEQEMCRMSWCLADVAKVYGPEALYGIDPSMPMDDGIIAIHPDENPAGLPEVIPPGYHAPILDPPRGPLPPPNQQLPQMGSPGFMPPGATPQPAVMQPVEVRPVNFQQNYQTMPPQQQQPGQGYPQQPPAQQPQQGHPSQYSQYSQPTMPQQPVR from the coding sequence ATGACACGTTTACTAATCGGCACGCTCGTCGTCGCTGTTAGTGGTGTAATGTCTTATCCTGTCAGCGCACAGGTGCAGACGCCCGCTGCCAGCGTGGAGTCGTATCAAATCACTCCCGACAAGCTGGAAAACCTAACCGGTGTTCTCCAGCAGCTTTTCTCGGGAGAGCCTAACGTGGTAATCCACGGGGACAAATCCTCTGGAAAACTCATCGTCAACGCCCCAGACGCTGTTCAATCGCAGATTGCCGAATTCGTGAAGCAATCTGGCTATCAGGCCTATGCAGTATCTGTTGAGCTGAACGCCTCGGAGCTACGCGTTCGTTCTGAGGCTAAGCAGCCGAAACCGGCTCCCCCCAAACCATTGTTTCAACGCAGCAAAGACCTGGGCGATGGCTTGGTTGAACTTGAAATCAAGCTCAACAACCTCCAAGGGGAATCCCTTGAATCTGGCCTCGTGCGGCTTGTTGGCCAGCGAATTCCTGTCAGCATTTCGGCCGAAGGGGCCCTAGTGATGATGACGTTGCCAACCAATACCGAAAAGAAGGTGAGCCTTCAGGTTTATCGCAACGAAGGAACGGCCATTCTTCGTGGCCAGTCAGATTCGGCTCGCAGCTGGGGCGAAGTCATCCGTGCAATGGACACCCCTTCCCACAGCGACGCCTACCGAACGACGCTCGTTTCGCTACGAAACGCATCTCGCGACAACGTCGAAAAGGCACTCGATCCGCTACGTGATGCCGAAAACAGCTTGGCGAAAAAACAAGTATTTGAAGCCTTGAAAGGCGTCGCTGGCAAGAAGAAGCTTCGCTGGAGTGGCGACTTGGCTGCGATGATCTTCCAACCGGATGCTGAACAGCCTGCCGCCGACAACGCCAACGAAGACGATAACGCCGCCCAGATCATCGGCCAGCCGCAAGGTGGGCAACCGATCGATATTCCGGATCAGCCAGACCCCAACAATCCTCAGTTCACGATCAGCCCAGAAGAAGATGGCGGGCTAATCGGACCCGTGCAGATCGAATTTCTCGAAGGCCTGGATGTGATTGTCGTGCGTGGCCATCGTCGCGACGTAGAACGCATCACCAACATCATCAACGATATCGAACGATTGAGCGTCGAGACTCAACCGGTTATCGAAGTCCGCGAATTGCTGCACGCCAATAGTGAAGCTGTCGCGACGATGATCAACGAGCTTTACGAAAGTCTCCTGAATGCTCGCTATGGGCAGGTCACCATTACGGCCCTCAACCGGCCCAATGCGATCTTAGTTATTGGCCGGGAACAAAGCGTGGAAGGCATCTTGGAGTTGATCGATAAACTCGATCAACCCGTCGGCCCCGCCAACGCTTTGAAAGTCTTCCCTCTGAAGAATCTGGCGGCCGCCGAAGCACAGACCAAACTATCAGAGTTCTATACCGAACCAACCGCTCTGGGCACACGCGTTCGTGTCTCGTCTGATGTTCGTAGCAACTCGCTGATTGTCGCAGCAAGTCCGCGCGACATGATAGAAATTGAATATCTGCTCAAGCAAATCGATGTTCCCACGAGCGAATCGACGCTGAAGTTGGAAATCGTGCAGCTACGCAACTCGGTCGCAGAAGACCTTGCTCCTATCCTGCAGGAAGCGATTACCGGATCGACGACCACCGGCGGCAACCAGCAGCAAGCTCAGTCGACGGCAGAAGTTCGTGCGGCCATGCTTTCGTTCATGACCCTTGATACTGAAGGAAAGAGAATCCTGCGGTCCGGCATCTTGAACGAAGTCCAGGTAACCGCTGACACGCGTTCAAACGCACTCATCATCAAGGCTCCCGAACACAGCATGGAACTGGTGTTGGCCCTGGTGAAGCATCTGGATTCCCAGCCTTCGGCGGAGTCGCAGATCAAAGTGTTCACTATCGTCAATGGCGACGCGACGCAGCTCTCGACCATGTTGAACGAGTTGTTCCAAACTGTTCAGTCGGCCAACAATCAGGCCCGAACAACGAATGCGTTCTTTACGCCTCAGGCTGCCAGCACCGGCGAATCGAGCCTGATTCCGCTGAACTTCACGGTCGATACCCGAACCAATAGCATCATCGCGTCTGGTTCTGCCACCGACCTGACTGTCGTCGAAGCGATTTTGCTTCGTTTGGACCAAGACGAGGTCACCGAGCGTAAGAGCACGGTTGTGCGTCTGCGTAACGCTCGGGCCGACTTGGTCGCGGAATCGCTAACGGCTCTACTTTCCGAGGAAAGCAGCCTACAAACGCTCGATCCTTCGGTTGTCAGCCCTTTCCAGCAGTTGGTTCGTGAAGTGATCGTGGTGCCTGAATTGTTCAGCAACAGCCTGATTATCAGCGCGACACCTCGCTACTTCGACCAGGTCCTAGAAATTGTACGTGAGCTGGACGAGCGACCTCCGATGGTTATGCTGCAAGTCTTGATCGCAGACGTTCGCTTGAACGACCTGGAAGAGCTGGGCTTCGAGCTGGGCTTGCAAGACTCGGTGTTGTTTGACCGCAGTGTCGTTTCCTCAGGAACGCTTGACCCTGGCTATAACTTCAACAACCAGACGCTGGGCAACAGTTCGAGTGCCGCGAGTCTGGCCACCGCCGGTGCCGTCGCAAGCCAAGGCCTGACCAACTTTGCCCTGGGCCGCGTCAATAACGACTTAGGTTATGGTGGTTTCGTCTTCTCGGCCGCCAGCGAATCGGTCAACATCCTGGTGCGTGCTTTAGAACGAGAGAGCCGACTTGAAGTGCTCGCTCGTCCGCAAATCATGACCATGGACAACCAACCCGGCTTTATCCAGGTGGGTGAACGCGTACCGTACATTACCTCGACGCAACAAACCGTCAACGGCACGATCAACACGACCGAACTGATCAACACGGGGATCATCCTCAGCGTGACACCCCGTATCAGCCCAGATGGGGTCGTCGTAATGGCCTTGCAGGCAGAACGCTCTGCCGTTGGTTCAGAAGCGAATGGTATTCCGATCTCGATCAACGAAAACGGCGACGTGATTCGTTCTCCGCGTATCGATACGCAAACGGCAACGGCCGTGGTGAGTGCTCGTTCGGGCCAAACGATCGTCTTCGGTGGTTTGATCTCGAATTCCACCGAAGTTGTTAATCGCCAGGTTCCGCTCCTGGGCGACGTACCACTGCTGGGCCGGTTGTTCCGCTACGACAGTTACAACGCTCAACGCAGCGAACTGCTGATTATCATCACGCCAATCGTTGTACGCTCTGATCAGGAAGCGGCTTACATGAAAGAGCAGGAAATGTGCCGCATGAGCTGGTGCCTGGCGGACGTGGCCAAAGTCTACGGGCCGGAAGCGTTGTACGGTATCGATCCTTCGATGCCGATGGACGATGGCATCATCGCGATTCATCCTGACGAAAACCCGGCCGGACTGCCGGAAGTGATTCCGCCTGGGTATCACGCCCCGATCCTGGATCCTCCGCGTGGTCCCCTTCCTCCACCCAACCAGCAACTGCCGCAAATGGGGTCGCCAGGCTTCATGCCGCCCGGTGCAACACCACAGCCTGCAGTGATGCAGCCGGTCGAAGTTCGCCCGGTGAATTTCCAGCAGAACTACCAGACAATGCCACCCCAGCAGCAGCAACCTGGGCAAGGCTACCCTCAACAACCTCCGGCTCAGCAACCGCAGCAAGGCCATCCGTCGCAGTATTCACAATACTCGCAACCAACTATGCCACAACAACCGGTTCGCTAA
- a CDS encoding BON domain-containing protein: MRFNRIEPVCVAICGVLTCGLTFANAQGQSVNSDTVQQPTTGFGSSFNSNSGGTISSPGTNMFSTPLPQPSFGSDSSSGTSGLGGTTDSSAASGLTQQNQLNPFGGGTTGTGQLGLGANSRRNSSFGAFGNLFNNQAFQNGTGQDDTPRLPTKLTVKFNYPQVPSALVNTDITRRIRKIGRFPNVIVSVEDRVATVSGIVESEDDLRLVERFVSLEVGVSSVVNQIELQEPSPADQ, from the coding sequence ATGCGATTTAACCGAATTGAACCTGTTTGCGTGGCAATCTGCGGTGTACTCACTTGTGGACTGACGTTTGCCAATGCTCAGGGGCAGTCTGTCAATTCCGACACCGTGCAACAACCGACTACTGGTTTCGGTTCGAGCTTTAACTCCAATTCTGGCGGAACGATCAGCAGTCCGGGGACGAATATGTTTTCGACGCCGCTGCCTCAGCCTTCATTCGGGAGTGACTCGTCGAGCGGTACAAGCGGTCTGGGAGGTACCACCGATTCCAGCGCGGCTTCTGGATTGACTCAGCAAAACCAGCTCAATCCTTTTGGAGGTGGTACCACCGGGACGGGGCAGCTCGGCTTAGGTGCTAACTCGCGGCGAAATAGCAGCTTCGGTGCTTTCGGAAACCTGTTCAACAATCAGGCGTTCCAAAACGGCACCGGGCAAGATGACACGCCCCGTTTGCCGACCAAATTGACCGTGAAATTCAACTATCCGCAAGTCCCGTCCGCCCTGGTGAATACCGACATTACTCGTCGGATTCGCAAGATCGGTCGTTTTCCAAACGTTATTGTGAGTGTGGAAGACCGGGTGGCCACAGTGTCGGGGATTGTGGAGTCGGAAGATGATTTGCGGTTGGTCGAACGGTTTGTGTCACTGGAAGTTGGTGTGTCATCGGTAGTGAACCAGATTGAATTGCAGGAGCCATCACCGGCAGATCAGTAG
- a CDS encoding alpha/beta fold hydrolase: MTRLLLVLMGILIVPSMGVSQDTKLSFDKRLTDYEYPFEASIHQFSSQRHDLEMAYMYLPASDKSKPVVTLLHGKNFTGAYWEDTAKWLRGQGYGVLIPDQIGFGKSSKPKDYQYSFAALASNTKGLLSSLKIDETIVVGHSMGGMLASRFALLYPHATERLVLVNPIGLENYLQYVQYKDADFFYHNELNQSPEKIVSYQKKNYYDGEWNDDFALLTQPLVGWVQGPDWKDIAYVNALTYDMIFTQPVVEEFKDFQVPVCLILGTRDRTGPGRNWKRDGVEYELGRYDQLGTKVKARNPDIEVVELPGLGHLPHIENSALFQEAFELGLK; this comes from the coding sequence ATGACGAGATTGCTCTTAGTTCTGATGGGAATTCTGATCGTGCCGAGTATGGGCGTGTCTCAAGACACGAAGCTATCGTTCGACAAACGTTTAACGGATTATGAATACCCTTTTGAAGCAAGCATCCATCAGTTTTCGTCACAACGCCACGATCTAGAGATGGCCTACATGTATCTTCCGGCTAGTGACAAGTCGAAGCCGGTCGTAACCTTATTGCACGGCAAAAATTTCACCGGTGCGTACTGGGAAGACACGGCCAAGTGGTTACGCGGCCAGGGCTATGGCGTGTTGATTCCAGACCAGATCGGCTTTGGCAAGTCGAGTAAGCCCAAGGACTATCAGTACAGCTTTGCGGCGTTAGCCTCGAACACTAAAGGGTTGCTTTCATCACTAAAAATTGACGAGACAATTGTCGTCGGTCATTCGATGGGTGGCATGCTCGCATCGCGATTTGCGTTGCTTTACCCCCATGCGACCGAGCGGCTTGTTCTGGTAAATCCAATCGGTCTGGAAAACTACCTCCAATATGTCCAGTACAAAGACGCTGATTTCTTTTATCACAATGAGCTAAATCAATCGCCGGAAAAGATTGTTTCCTATCAAAAAAAGAATTACTACGACGGGGAATGGAACGATGATTTTGCCCTGCTGACGCAACCATTGGTGGGCTGGGTTCAAGGTCCGGATTGGAAGGACATTGCTTACGTTAATGCGTTAACCTACGACATGATCTTCACTCAGCCGGTTGTTGAAGAGTTCAAGGACTTCCAAGTTCCTGTATGCTTAATCCTGGGAACTCGCGATCGCACAGGCCCTGGACGCAATTGGAAACGCGACGGGGTCGAATACGAGCTTGGGCGGTACGACCAACTCGGCACCAAAGTAAAGGCACGAAATCCGGATATCGAGGTGGTTGAACTGCCTGGCCTGGGGCATTTGCCCCACATCGAGAACTCTGCTCTATTCCAGGAAGCATTCGAACTCGGATTGAAGTAA